A single region of the Tissierellales bacterium genome encodes:
- a CDS encoding DUF1934 domain-containing protein, whose translation ESEDVVEIIRYTDHDSAMIYKLKETTESKYITPYGYMDITIHTHEMKLELDDEGHGIIYLEYYLNIMGEEMNNKVEIIVR comes from the coding sequence GAATCGGAAGATGTTGTTGAAATCATAAGATACACAGATCACGATTCTGCAATGATATATAAACTAAAAGAAACTACTGAGAGCAAGTATATTACTCCTTATGGTTATATGGATATAACGATTCACACTCATGAGATGAAACTAGAACTAGACGATGAGGGTCATGGCATAATTTATTTAGAATATTATCTAAATATAATGGGTGAAGAGATGAACAATAAGGTG